One part of the Candidatus Kouleothrix ribensis genome encodes these proteins:
- a CDS encoding DUF2809 domain-containing protein — protein MLSPRKAYLATALAIILIGVLSRTLHSGTALLDKYLGDALYAVLLYLVLRAIAPARAPGGVALAAFGLVAAIEAFQISGIPARMARSGNPVLRLGAIVLGTGFSWYDLAAYAVGVLAVYLADRLARHEA, from the coding sequence ATGCTCAGCCCACGTAAGGCCTACCTGGCCACCGCCCTGGCGATCATCCTGATCGGCGTGCTTTCGCGCACGCTGCATAGCGGCACGGCCTTGCTCGACAAATACCTCGGCGATGCGCTCTACGCGGTGTTGCTCTACCTGGTGCTGCGCGCAATTGCCCCTGCGCGCGCGCCTGGCGGCGTGGCGCTGGCCGCGTTCGGGCTGGTAGCAGCGATCGAGGCATTTCAGATTAGCGGCATACCGGCGCGCATGGCGCGCAGCGGCAACCCTGTGCTCAGGCTCGGCGCGATCGTGCTGGGGACGGGCTTCAGCTGGTATGATCTGGCAGCCTATGCCGTGGGCGTGCTGGCGGTCTACCTGGCCGACCGCCTGGCGCGCCACGAGGCCTAG